A genomic region of Alkalispirillum mobile contains the following coding sequences:
- a CDS encoding hydrolase: MRLKAEESSLLVVDIQQQLVPEIHDHERVVDCTAWLIDVAAILKIPVHATEQYPKGLGHTIPLLRSRLEEDHVHEKICFGWPDEPEALTRLTRPQVVLTGTEAHVCVMQTALALLEAGREVFVVAEAVGSRRSHDRDCALERMQQAGCWLVTREMVAFEWLQRAGTDVFREVLQRYIR, encoded by the coding sequence ATGCGTTTAAAAGCAGAAGAATCCTCGCTGCTGGTGGTGGACATCCAGCAGCAGTTGGTCCCGGAGATCCACGACCACGAGCGGGTGGTGGACTGCACCGCCTGGCTGATCGACGTGGCGGCCATCCTCAAGATCCCGGTGCACGCCACCGAGCAGTACCCCAAGGGGCTGGGGCACACCATCCCGCTGCTGCGCAGCCGCCTGGAGGAGGATCACGTCCACGAGAAGATCTGCTTTGGCTGGCCGGACGAGCCCGAGGCCCTGACCCGGTTGACCCGGCCCCAGGTCGTGCTGACCGGCACCGAGGCCCATGTCTGCGTGATGCAGACGGCGCTGGCATTGCTGGAGGCCGGGCGCGAGGTCTTCGTGGTGGCCGAGGCGGTCGGCTCCCGGCGGTCGCACGACCGGGACTGCGCACTGGAACGCATGCAACAGGCCGGCTGTTGGCTGGTCACCCGTGAGATGGTCGCCTTCGAGTGGTTGCAGCGGGCGGGCACCGACGTCTTCCGTGAGGTCCTGCAACGCTATATCCGCTAA